In the Streptomyces formicae genome, one interval contains:
- a CDS encoding LytR C-terminal domain-containing protein encodes MSMLTPPGMGGKYRITGDKYPRMRRPSGRRRIVLAVIASAVAVGLIGWGTLQLIDVFTGGDKASAAAPAAKDCDRDRDRKQAAPAGSSDAAKPKPLPEPGQIKVNVFNATPRGGLAKDTADELKKRGFAIGEVGNATKAFDKKVKGTGILLGAKSAADTAFPVLGTQLAGAEPKTDGRKGGEVDLILGTKFKDLTKKADADKALAELAKPRSTPAKSGDKNC; translated from the coding sequence ATGAGCATGCTCACTCCCCCCGGCATGGGCGGCAAGTACCGCATCACGGGGGACAAATATCCACGCATGCGCCGACCCAGCGGGCGCCGCAGGATCGTGCTCGCGGTCATCGCGTCCGCCGTGGCCGTGGGCCTGATCGGCTGGGGCACGCTGCAGCTCATCGACGTCTTCACGGGCGGCGACAAGGCGTCGGCCGCGGCGCCCGCGGCCAAGGACTGCGACCGCGACCGCGACCGCAAGCAGGCCGCCCCCGCCGGGTCGTCCGACGCGGCGAAGCCGAAGCCACTGCCAGAGCCGGGCCAGATCAAGGTCAACGTCTTCAACGCGACGCCCCGCGGCGGCCTTGCCAAGGACACCGCGGACGAGCTGAAGAAGCGCGGTTTCGCGATCGGCGAGGTCGGCAACGCCACGAAGGCGTTCGACAAGAAGGTGAAGGGCACCGGGATACTGCTCGGCGCCAAGTCGGCCGCCGACACCGCGTTCCCCGTCCTCGGCACGCAGCTCGCGGGCGCCGAGCCGAAGACCGACGGGCGCAAGGGCGGCGAGGTCGATCTGATCCTCGGTACGAAGTTCAAGGACTTGACCAAGAAAGCGGACGCCGACAAGGCCCTGGCGGAACTCGCCAAGCCCCGGTCGACGCCCGCGAAGTCAGGCGACAAGAACTGCTGA
- the upp gene encoding uracil phosphoribosyltransferase, giving the protein MRIHVVDHPLVAHKLTTLRDKRTDSPTFRRLADELVTLLAYEATRDVRTEQVDIETPVTGTTGVKLSYPRPLVVPILRAGLGMLDGMVRLLPTAEVGFLGMIRNEETLEASTYATRMPEDLSGRQVYVLDPMLATGGTLVAAIQELIKRGADDVTAVVLLAAPEGVEVMERELAGTPVTVVTASVDERLNEQGYIVPGLGDAGDRMYGTAE; this is encoded by the coding sequence ATGCGGATCCACGTCGTCGACCACCCGCTGGTGGCGCACAAACTCACCACGCTGCGCGACAAGCGCACCGACTCCCCGACCTTCCGGCGCCTCGCCGACGAGCTGGTCACCCTGCTCGCGTACGAGGCCACCAGGGACGTGCGCACCGAGCAGGTCGACATCGAGACCCCCGTGACGGGGACGACCGGCGTGAAGCTGTCGTACCCCCGCCCGCTGGTCGTGCCGATCCTGCGCGCCGGACTCGGCATGCTCGACGGCATGGTGCGGCTGCTCCCGACCGCCGAGGTCGGCTTCCTCGGCATGATCCGCAACGAGGAGACCCTGGAGGCCTCCACGTACGCGACGCGCATGCCCGAGGACCTCTCCGGGCGCCAGGTGTACGTCCTGGACCCGATGCTCGCCACGGGCGGCACGCTCGTCGCGGCGATCCAGGAGCTCATCAAGCGCGGCGCCGACGACGTCACCGCCGTGGTGCTGCTCGCCGCCCCCGAGGGCGTCGAGGTCATGGAGCGCGAGCTCGCGGGCACGCCGGTGACGGTCGTGACGGCCTCGGTCGACGAGCGGCTCAACGAGCAGGGCTACATCGTGCCCGGGCTCGGTGACGCGGGTGACCGCATGTACGGCACCGCGGAGTAG
- the tadA gene encoding tRNA adenosine(34) deaminase TadA, giving the protein MRRALAEAGLAVRGGDVPVGAVVLSPDGTTLAVGHNEREATGDPTAHAEVLALRRAAAELGEWRLTGCTLVVTLEPCTMCAGAIVQSRVDRVVYGARDDKAGAAGSLWDLVRDRRLNHRPEVVQGVLEDEASELLKRFFREGHRGSPEPLGGSDF; this is encoded by the coding sequence ATGCGGCGCGCCCTGGCCGAGGCCGGACTCGCCGTCCGGGGCGGTGACGTCCCGGTCGGTGCCGTCGTGCTGTCCCCTGACGGCACGACGCTCGCGGTCGGGCACAACGAACGCGAGGCGACCGGCGATCCGACCGCGCACGCGGAGGTGCTCGCGCTGCGCAGGGCCGCCGCCGAGCTCGGGGAGTGGCGCCTCACCGGCTGCACGCTCGTGGTGACCCTGGAGCCCTGCACGATGTGCGCGGGCGCGATCGTGCAGTCCCGTGTCGACCGGGTCGTCTACGGGGCCAGGGACGACAAGGCGGGCGCGGCGGGCTCGCTCTGGGACCTCGTACGCGACAGAAGGCTCAACCACCGCCCCGAAGTCGTCCAGGGCGTCCTCGAGGACGAGGCGTCGGAGCTGCTGAAGCGCTTCTTCCGGGAGGGGCACCGGGGCTCTCCGGAGCCCCTCGGCGGATCGGATTTCTGA
- a CDS encoding Dabb family protein: MIRHLVLFKLNDGVTRDEPRVVEGVEAFRALGEQIPELTFWECDWNITDRPIAYDFAINSAVEDTDALKRYIEHPAHQAGVALWREFATWVIADYEF; this comes from the coding sequence GTGATCCGCCATCTGGTCCTCTTCAAGCTCAACGACGGCGTCACGCGCGACGAGCCGCGCGTGGTCGAGGGCGTCGAGGCCTTCCGCGCGCTCGGCGAGCAGATCCCGGAGCTCACGTTCTGGGAGTGCGACTGGAACATCACCGACCGGCCCATCGCGTACGACTTCGCCATCAACTCGGCGGTCGAGGACACCGATGCGCTGAAGCGGTACATCGAGCACCCGGCCCATCAGGCGGGCGTCGCACTGTGGCGCGAGTTCGCCACGTGGGTGATCGCGGACTACGAGTTCTGA
- a CDS encoding RNA polymerase sigma factor SigF, translated as MALTVPASTAPEAPPVKAPPTPPTPPSTGSTRGADTRALTQVLFGQLKELEPGSHEHGRVRGALIEANLPLVRYAAARFRSRNEPMEDVVQVGTIGLINAIDRFDPDRGVQFPTFAMPTVVGEIKRYFRDNVRTVHVPRRLHELWVQVTGATEDLTTAFGRSPTTAEIAERLRITEDEVLACIEAGRSYHATSLEAAQEGDGLPGLLDRLGYEDPALDGVEHRDLVRHLLVQLPEREQRILLLRYYSNLTQSQISAELGVSQMHVSRLLARSFARLRSANRIEA; from the coding sequence GTGGCGTTGACCGTGCCGGCCAGTACTGCGCCCGAAGCTCCACCCGTGAAGGCGCCACCGACGCCACCGACGCCGCCGAGCACCGGGAGCACCCGCGGCGCCGACACCCGGGCCCTGACGCAGGTCCTCTTCGGGCAGCTCAAGGAGCTGGAACCGGGCAGCCACGAGCACGGCCGCGTGCGCGGCGCGCTCATCGAGGCCAACCTCCCGCTCGTGCGGTACGCCGCCGCGCGCTTCAGGAGCCGCAACGAGCCGATGGAGGACGTCGTCCAGGTCGGGACCATCGGGCTCATCAACGCCATCGACCGGTTCGACCCGGACCGGGGCGTGCAGTTCCCGACCTTCGCGATGCCGACCGTCGTCGGCGAGATCAAGCGGTACTTCCGCGACAACGTCCGCACCGTCCACGTGCCGCGCCGCCTGCACGAACTGTGGGTGCAGGTGACAGGGGCGACCGAGGACCTCACCACCGCCTTCGGGCGCTCGCCGACCACCGCGGAGATCGCCGAACGCCTGCGCATCACCGAGGACGAGGTGCTCGCCTGCATCGAGGCGGGACGCTCGTACCACGCGACGTCCCTGGAGGCCGCCCAGGAGGGCGACGGGCTGCCGGGGCTGCTCGACCGGCTCGGCTACGAGGACCCGGCGCTCGACGGCGTCGAACACCGCGACCTCGTACGCCATCTCCTCGTCCAACTGCCCGAGCGCGAGCAGCGGATCCTGCTCCTGCGCTACTACAGCAATCTGACGCAGTCCCAGATCAGTGCCGAACTGGGCGTTTCCCAGATGCACGTGTCGAGACTGCTCGCCAGGAGCTTCGCGCGGCTCCGGTCCGCAAATCGGATCGAGGCGTAA
- a CDS encoding RNA polymerase sigma factor SigF encodes MSADQGSSKVLTLTLTKSPSESAPDALHSSTAPEAIDTRTLSRSLFLRLAALDQDSPERVYVRDTLIELNLPLVRYAAARFRSRNEPMEDIVQVGTIGLIKAIDRFDCERGVEFPTFAMPTVVGEIKRFFRDTSWSVRVPRRLQELRLALTKTSDELAQRLDRSPTVPELAAALGVSEEDVVDGLAVGNAYTASSLDSPAPEDDGGEGSLADRLGYEDSALEGVEYRESLKPLLAKLPPRERRIIMLRFFANMTQSQIGEEVGISQMHVSRLLTRTLSQLRDGLIAD; translated from the coding sequence ATGTCCGCAGACCAGGGCAGCTCGAAGGTGCTCACACTCACGCTCACCAAGAGCCCGAGTGAATCCGCGCCCGACGCGCTTCACAGCTCAACGGCCCCGGAAGCCATCGACACCAGGACCCTGTCCCGCTCCCTGTTCCTGCGGCTCGCCGCGCTCGACCAGGACAGCCCCGAGCGCGTCTATGTGCGCGACACGCTCATCGAGCTCAACCTCCCGCTCGTGCGGTACGCGGCGGCCCGCTTCCGCAGTCGCAACGAACCGATGGAGGACATCGTCCAGGTCGGCACGATCGGCCTGATCAAGGCGATCGACCGTTTCGACTGCGAACGGGGCGTGGAATTCCCGACGTTCGCGATGCCGACGGTGGTCGGTGAGATCAAGCGCTTCTTCCGGGACACCAGTTGGTCGGTGCGCGTCCCGCGCCGCCTCCAGGAGCTGCGCCTCGCGCTGACGAAGACCAGCGACGAGCTCGCCCAGCGGCTCGACCGCTCGCCGACCGTCCCCGAACTCGCCGCCGCGCTCGGCGTCTCGGAGGAGGACGTCGTCGACGGGCTCGCGGTGGGCAACGCCTACACCGCCTCCTCGCTCGACTCTCCGGCCCCCGAGGACGACGGCGGCGAGGGCTCCCTCGCGGACCGCCTGGGGTACGAGGACTCGGCCCTGGAGGGCGTGGAGTACCGCGAGTCCCTCAAGCCGCTGCTCGCCAAGCTGCCGCCGCGCGAGCGCCGCATCATCATGCTGCGCTTCTTCGCCAACATGACGCAGTCGCAGATCGGCGAGGAGGTCGGCATCTCGCAGATGCACGTCTCGCGCCTGCTCACGCGGACGCTGTCGCAGCTGCGGGACGGGCTGATCGCGGACTGA